One window from the genome of Bicyclus anynana chromosome 25, ilBicAnyn1.1, whole genome shotgun sequence encodes:
- the LOC112050392 gene encoding protein lethal(2)essential for life, whose amino-acid sequence MSLLPFLFDYEVERPRRLVDQHFGLGLTPDDLLSVIAGGPVVSRDYYRPWRHLAAASRDLGSSIKNDKDKFQVNLDVQHFAPEEISVKTTDGYIVVEGKHEEKKDQHGFISRQFTRRYALPEGCTPDTVESRLSSDGVLTVTAPRKVPPAVQGERKVPIAQTGPVRKVTDQSNGDKAE is encoded by the coding sequence ATGTCTCTGCTACCGTTCCTGTTTGATTACGAAGTCGAGCGCCCCCGCCGGTTGGTTGACCAGCATTTCGGTCTAGGCTTGACACCTGATGATCTGCTCAGCGTCATTGCTGGAGGCCCTGTGGTGAGCCGCGACTACTACCGTCCATGGAGACACTTGGCAGCGGCGTCCCGAGACCTGGGCTCGAGCATCAAGAACGACAAAGACAAGTTCCAAGTGAATTTAGACGTCCAGCACTTCGCTCCCGAAGAAATCAGCGTTAAAACTACAGACGGCTACATCGTTGTTGAGGGGAAACACGAGGAGAAGAAAGACCAGCACGGTTTCATCTCCCGCCAATTTACCAGGCGGTATGCGCTTCCCGAAGGTTGTACGCCAGATACTGTGGAGTCCAGGCTGTCTTCGGATGGAGTGTTGACTGTGACTGCGCCGAGGAAGGTTCCCCCAGCGGTCCAGGGTGAGAGGAAGGTGCCCATAGCCCAGACCGGCCCAGTGCGTAAGGTTACCGACCAGTCAAATGGTGACAAAGCAGAGTAG